The Faecalibacterium sp. I3-3-89 sequence CAAGAACATGATCACTGGTGCTGCTCAGATGGACGGTGCTATTCTGGTCGTTGCTGCTACCGACGGTCCCATGCCCCAGACCCGTGAGCACATCCTGCTGGCTCGTCAGGTCGGCGTGCCCTATATCGTTGTCTTCATGAACAAGTGCGATATGGTCGACGACGAGGAGCTGCTGGATCTGGTCGAGATGGAGATCCGTGAGCTGCTGAGCGAGTACGACTTCCCGGGCGATGACACCCCGATCATTCGTGGTTCCGCTCTGAAGGCTCTGGAGTCTGACTCCAAGGATCCCGATGCTCCCGAGTATGCTTGCATCAAGGAGCTGATGGATGCTGTTGACTCCTACATCCCCAACCCGGATCGTGAGGAGGACAAGCCCTTCCTGATGCCCATCGAGGATGTCATGACCATCTCTGGCCGTGGTACTGTTGCTACCGGTCGTGTTGAGCGTGGTATGGCCAAGGTTGGCGATGCAATGGAGATCGTCGGCATCAAGCCTGATCGTCTGAGCACCACCATCACCGGTCTGGAAATGTTCCGTAAGTCTCTGGACTTCGCTGAGGCTGGCGATAACATCGGCGCTCTGCTGCGTGGTGTTGATCGTACCCAGATCGAGCGTGGTCAGGTTCTGGCTAAGCCCGGTTCTGTGCACCCCCACAAGGTCTTCGAGTCTCAGGTCTACGTTCTGACCAAGGACGAAGGCGGCCGTCACACCCCGTTCTTCTCCAACTATCGTCCCCAGTTCTACTTCCGTACCACTGACGTGACCGGCATCATCACCCTGCCGGAAGGCACTGAGATGTGCATGCCTGGCGATAACGTCATGATGCACGTTGAGCTGCTGACTCCCGTCGCTATGGAAGAGGGCCTGCGTTTCGCTATCCGTGAGGGTGGCCGTACCGTTGGTTCCGGCGTCGTCGGCAAGATCATTGAGTGATTTTGTCCTTGAACGTCAGTTCTAAGGCGAACTAAGCACTTATAAAGTCCTTCCCATTCCGGAGAGTGGGAAGGACTTTTTTGTTTGTGTCCTCTGTCTGGAAAGGCAGAGGAATTTTTTGCGGCGCATAGCACAACTTTATGGTTTACAAAGATTGGTTGTTGTGATATACTGGGGATGAAAGAACAAGCAGTACTGGAACTTGGTTAGGACTGACAGGGAGCTGTCGGTTGCCCTGCTGAAGGAGCTGCTGGACAGGCAGAGGAGGTCAGCGACGATGGCGTTTGATTATAAGAAAGAATATAAGGCACTCTACCAACCACCTCGTGAGCCGCAGTTTGTCACCGTGCCAGCCATGACCTTTGCCGCAGTGCGGGGGCAGGGCGACCCCAACGACCCTGCAGGCGAGTACAAGGCGGCCGTTGAGCTGTTGTACGGTCTCCTCTACACCATCAAGATGAGCAAAAAGGGCAGCTATCGGATGGAGGGCTATTTTGACTTTGTGGTGCCCCCGCTGGAAGGGCTGTGGGAGCAGACCAGTGCCGGAAAGAAAAACTTCCGCTGGACGTCTCTGCTCCGTCTGCCGGAGTTCGTGACCCGGAAAGAGTTTGACTGGGCTGTCAGGGAGGTGTCGGCCAAGAAGAAACAGGACTTCTCGAAGGTGGAATATCTTACCTATGATGAGGGTCTCTGCGTTCAGTGCCTGCACCTCGGCCTCTATGACGATGAGCCGGAGACGCTGGCCCGGATGG is a genomic window containing:
- the tuf gene encoding elongation factor Tu, whose protein sequence is MAEKAKFDRSKPHVNIGTIGHVDHGKTTLTAAITKYLALKGDADFMDYANIDKAPEERARGITINSAHVEYQTDARHYAHVDCPGHADYVKNMITGAAQMDGAILVVAATDGPMPQTREHILLARQVGVPYIVVFMNKCDMVDDEELLDLVEMEIRELLSEYDFPGDDTPIIRGSALKALESDSKDPDAPEYACIKELMDAVDSYIPNPDREEDKPFLMPIEDVMTISGRGTVATGRVERGMAKVGDAMEIVGIKPDRLSTTITGLEMFRKSLDFAEAGDNIGALLRGVDRTQIERGQVLAKPGSVHPHKVFESQVYVLTKDEGGRHTPFFSNYRPQFYFRTTDVTGIITLPEGTEMCMPGDNVMMHVELLTPVAMEEGLRFAIREGGRTVGSGVVGKIIE
- a CDS encoding GyrI-like domain-containing protein; this translates as MAFDYKKEYKALYQPPREPQFVTVPAMTFAAVRGQGDPNDPAGEYKAAVELLYGLLYTIKMSKKGSYRMEGYFDFVVPPLEGLWEQTSAGKKNFRWTSLLRLPEFVTRKEFDWAVREVSAKKKQDFSKVEYLTYDEGLCVQCLHLGLYDDEPETLARMDAFAAEQGYAVDFSDTRFHHEIYLSDPNRTLPEKRKTILRHPLKSSL